One genomic window of Cellulophaga sp. Hel_I_12 includes the following:
- a CDS encoding putative DNA modification/repair radical SAM protein translates to MNFERIKQKLNILADAAKYDVSCSSSGSKRKNTNNGLGDSSGIGICHSYTEDGRCVSLLKILLTNHCIFDCAYCVTRKSNDVERAAFKIQEVVDLTINFYRRNYIEGLFLSSGIFKTPDYTMERLVAVAKKLRLEENFNGYIHLKSIPGASDELMREAGLYADRLSVNIEVPTISGLKLLAPDKKHEDFTKPMLKVKNEIIQYQADRKIIKSTPTYAPAGQSTQMIIGATGESDKDIMYSAVHYYKTYQMKRVYYSAYVPVANDVRLPAIGSQVPMLRENRLYQTDWLLRFYGFSVHELLNQNHPNLDVDVDPKLGWALRNLNEFPIDVNTAEPRMLARIPGLGMYSVHKIIQARKFRKLNWEHLKKIGVALNRAKYFMICDTSYRHQDLQSSQIKSLILQNSQGKFRNQYSTQLSLFN, encoded by the coding sequence ATGAATTTTGAACGTATAAAACAAAAGTTGAACATTTTAGCAGATGCTGCCAAATATGATGTGTCATGTTCTAGCAGTGGCAGTAAACGCAAGAATACCAACAATGGTTTAGGCGATAGTTCGGGCATAGGCATTTGCCATTCGTACACCGAGGATGGTCGTTGTGTTTCTTTGTTGAAGATTCTTTTAACCAATCATTGCATTTTTGATTGTGCCTACTGTGTAACTAGAAAAAGTAACGATGTAGAAAGAGCTGCATTCAAGATTCAAGAAGTGGTGGATTTAACGATTAATTTTTATCGAAGAAATTATATTGAAGGTCTTTTCTTAAGTTCTGGAATTTTTAAAACTCCCGACTATACCATGGAACGCTTAGTGGCTGTGGCAAAAAAACTACGATTAGAAGAGAATTTTAATGGCTATATTCATTTAAAATCGATTCCCGGCGCCAGTGACGAACTCATGCGCGAAGCAGGTTTGTATGCCGATCGCTTATCGGTAAACATTGAAGTTCCCACCATTTCTGGCTTAAAATTATTGGCTCCAGACAAAAAACATGAAGACTTTACAAAGCCCATGTTAAAAGTTAAGAATGAAATCATTCAATACCAAGCGGACAGAAAAATTATAAAAAGTACACCTACATATGCTCCCGCAGGTCAAAGCACACAGATGATTATTGGAGCCACAGGGGAATCAGATAAGGATATTATGTACTCCGCAGTGCATTATTATAAAACCTATCAAATGAAGCGGGTCTACTACTCTGCTTATGTTCCCGTGGCTAACGATGTACGCTTGCCTGCTATAGGGTCTCAGGTACCTATGTTACGTGAAAATAGACTTTATCAAACCGATTGGTTGCTTCGATTTTACGGTTTTAGTGTTCATGAGCTCTTGAATCAAAATCATCCCAATTTAGATGTTGATGTAGATCCTAAATTAGGTTGGGCCCTTAGAAATTTAAATGAATTCCCTATCGATGTAAATACTGCCGAACCTAGAATGTTAGCTCGAATTCCTGGCTTAGGGATGTATTCTGTTCATAAAATTATACAAGCTAGAAAATTTAGAAAACTAAATTGGGAACATCTTAAAAAAATCGGTGTGGCCTTAAACAGGGCTAAGTATTTTATGATTTGTGACACTAGTTACAGGCATCAAGATTTACAATCATCTCAAATTAAAAGCTTGATTTTACAAAATTCACAAGGGAAATTTAGAAATCAATACAGTACGCAATTATCCTTATTCAACTAA
- a CDS encoding LexA family transcriptional regulator, whose translation MENEITLKRFIEVRRDLGYTQAEFATLLGVSNTTADIERGRTKLSGKIVVELFKQFKINPLWLFGDSEHKYLESSNTSVIPKVVTVDMSDNENMVLVNAKAAAGYPQNIQDVSWYQQLPAFDLPIPEFRNATYRGFQVEGDSMLPNLKPGEWVLAKAIEHIDDVSPNKIYVVVLQDAVLVKKVIKKPNSNNVTLVSLNESYPPYEIKPFQIQEIWQVNSKITFGVDATTETGLLRQLQESMEELKSQLKKD comes from the coding sequence ATGGAAAACGAAATAACATTAAAGCGATTTATTGAAGTACGACGCGACTTAGGCTATACGCAAGCGGAGTTTGCTACTCTTTTAGGGGTTTCGAATACCACAGCAGATATTGAACGTGGAAGAACAAAACTTTCAGGAAAAATTGTGGTGGAGTTATTTAAGCAATTTAAAATAAATCCGCTTTGGTTATTTGGCGATAGTGAGCATAAATATTTGGAAAGCTCAAATACTAGCGTAATTCCAAAAGTTGTAACGGTCGACATGTCTGATAATGAAAATATGGTTTTAGTAAATGCTAAAGCTGCTGCGGGATATCCTCAAAACATTCAAGATGTTAGTTGGTACCAACAATTACCTGCTTTTGATTTGCCAATTCCAGAATTTAGAAATGCGACCTACCGTGGTTTTCAAGTGGAAGGAGACAGTATGTTACCTAATTTAAAACCTGGCGAGTGGGTGCTTGCAAAAGCAATTGAACACATAGATGATGTCAGTCCCAATAAAATATACGTCGTAGTGCTACAAGATGCTGTTTTGGTAAAAAAGGTAATTAAAAAACCTAACTCCAATAACGTTACCTTAGTTTCTTTAAACGAAAGCTATCCGCCTTACGAGATTAAGCCATTTCAAATACAAGAAATCTGGCAGGTGAATAGTAAAATAACCTTTGGCGTTGATGCCACTACCGAAACTGGACTATTGCGTCAGTTGCAAGAATCAATGGAGGAGTTAAAAAGTCAGCTTAAAAAAGATTAA
- the msrA gene encoding peptide-methionine (S)-S-oxide reductase MsrA translates to MKIIKITASLFFALLTTSCNSKNKQTAENTSEKATTQQDLSNYETAYFASGCFWCVEAVFESVKGVQEVISGYAGGKEKNPTYEQVSYGRTTHAEAVKVYYDPKVISFETLVKVYFGSHDPTTVNGQGPDMGKQYRSIAFYKNDTEKKIIENYMAKLKADKVYSKPLATEVTQYSIFYDAEGYHQDYEKNNPNNGYIRNVSVPRLKRFQSKYPELLKEGSH, encoded by the coding sequence ATGAAAATTATTAAAATAACAGCATCCTTGTTTTTTGCACTTTTAACAACCAGTTGCAATTCTAAAAACAAACAAACGGCAGAAAATACGTCAGAGAAGGCCACCACCCAGCAAGACTTGTCAAACTATGAAACTGCTTATTTCGCTAGCGGCTGTTTTTGGTGTGTAGAAGCTGTTTTTGAAAGTGTAAAAGGCGTTCAAGAAGTAATTTCAGGTTATGCCGGTGGTAAGGAAAAAAACCCAACCTACGAGCAAGTGAGTTACGGCAGAACCACACATGCCGAGGCTGTAAAAGTATATTACGATCCTAAGGTAATTTCTTTTGAAACTTTAGTAAAGGTATATTTTGGCTCGCATGACCCCACTACTGTAAACGGTCAAGGCCCCGATATGGGCAAACAGTATCGTTCAATTGCCTTTTATAAAAACGATACAGAAAAGAAAATTATTGAAAACTATATGGCTAAGCTAAAAGCAGATAAGGTTTATAGTAAGCCCTTAGCGACCGAAGTGACTCAGTATAGTATTTTTTATGACGCGGAAGGGTACCACCAAGATTATGAAAAAAACAATCCGAATAACGGGTACATTAGAAATGTTTCTGTCCCTAGACTAAAGCGTTTTCAAAGTAAATATCCTGAATTATTAAAGGAGGGTTCTCATTAA
- a CDS encoding aldose epimerase family protein, which produces MKQITLKNKHTELTVLDYGAIIQKLVVHDKNGHPTNVVLGYENPEQYLQNPNYLGACIGRYAGRISKGEFSLEGKNYKLFSKNGIHLHGGKTGFDQKQFTIEEVHQEEEPFVKLSYLSTDMEEGYPGNLKLYVTYKLIANEVHMIHEAYTDKTTVVNVTNHSYFKLDAVDNVNHYELYINSIGFIDMDAKLLPTGNLLAVQNTKFDFLKAKKINGVALDSPFAINPIKPVIASAFSEISGIFMEVETNQKCVVVYTPSSTAAICFETQNYPDAPNHSNFPSSVLKPNETYKNESIFRFSVRAS; this is translated from the coding sequence TTGAAACAAATTACCCTAAAAAATAAGCATACTGAATTAACCGTATTAGATTACGGGGCTATAATTCAAAAGTTAGTCGTCCACGACAAAAATGGTCATCCAACAAATGTAGTTCTTGGGTATGAAAATCCCGAACAATACCTTCAGAACCCGAATTATTTAGGGGCATGTATTGGGCGTTATGCCGGCAGAATAAGCAAGGGTGAATTCTCACTTGAAGGCAAAAATTACAAGTTATTTAGTAAAAATGGAATTCACCTTCACGGAGGAAAAACTGGTTTTGACCAAAAGCAATTTACCATTGAAGAAGTACATCAAGAGGAAGAACCTTTTGTAAAACTATCGTATTTGAGTACGGATATGGAAGAAGGCTATCCAGGTAATTTAAAACTCTATGTTACCTATAAACTTATAGCCAATGAAGTACATATGATTCATGAAGCCTATACAGATAAAACCACAGTTGTTAATGTAACCAATCACTCCTATTTTAAATTAGATGCTGTAGATAATGTAAACCATTACGAGCTCTATATTAATAGCATTGGATTCATTGACATGGATGCTAAATTACTACCCACAGGTAATTTATTAGCTGTTCAAAATACCAAATTCGATTTTTTGAAAGCCAAAAAAATAAACGGTGTGGCCCTAGATTCTCCTTTTGCCATAAACCCCATAAAGCCAGTAATCGCAAGTGCTTTTTCTGAAATTTCTGGAATTTTTATGGAAGTAGAAACCAATCAAAAATGTGTGGTTGTTTATACGCCATCCAGCACTGCTGCTATTTGTTTTGAAACTCAAAATTATCCTGATGCGCCCAATCATTCAAATTTTCCATCTAGTGTTTTAAAACCCAATGAAACGTATAAAAACGAATCTATTTTTAGATTTTCTGTACGTGCATCGTAG
- a CDS encoding Ohr family peroxiredoxin, which produces MKTIFKSSATNKGGRSGHVTSEGGLIDFDVKMPNGKDTTEEKYTNPEQLFAAAYATCFAGAVQAVAKDHKVEDLGDFSVTAVVAFQKDEDGGFIIKATLDSYLPTVDKDMGEKLVNAAHEICPYSKATRDNITVKLNLLLEE; this is translated from the coding sequence ATGAAGACAATATTTAAATCAAGCGCAACAAATAAAGGCGGCAGAAGCGGTCACGTAACTAGTGAAGGCGGATTAATAGATTTTGATGTTAAAATGCCTAATGGTAAGGATACTACAGAAGAAAAATATACCAATCCAGAACAACTTTTTGCCGCTGCTTATGCCACCTGTTTTGCTGGTGCCGTTCAAGCCGTAGCCAAGGATCATAAGGTAGAGGATTTAGGCGATTTCAGTGTAACTGCGGTGGTTGCCTTTCAAAAAGATGAAGATGGTGGCTTTATCATTAAAGCTACCCTAGACTCTTATTTACCAACTGTAGATAAAGATATGGGTGAGAAATTAGTGAATGCAGCCCATGAAATTTGCCCTTACAGTAAAGCGACCAGAGATAACATTACGGTAAAGCTCAATTTGTTATTAGAAGAGTAA
- the meaB gene encoding methylmalonyl Co-A mutase-associated GTPase MeaB — protein MKKKHPISALEEKDGVKAPEIFSANSISKIKSSRKAQPSAAELIEGITKGNKTALSRAITLIESKNQTHHQKANTIIDACLQIKKNTLRIGITGVPGVGKSTFIEVFGMYLSSLGKKVAVLAVDPTSTLSKGSILGDKTRMEALVKNETAFIRPSPSGESLGGVARKTRESIVLCEAAGFDIILIETVGVGQSETAVHSMVDFFLLLKLAGAGDELQGIKRGIMEMADLIAINKADGENKQAANIAKVEFNRALHLYPPKDNGWTPQVLQCSALENTGIEEIWQTIQGYLNETKAFFNEKRKQQNKYWLLQTIDDQLKTNFYRNEKVTSELSLLTEKVMNNKISPFIAAEQLLRMHQK, from the coding sequence TTGAAAAAAAAACATCCTATATCGGCATTAGAGGAGAAAGATGGAGTAAAGGCTCCTGAAATTTTTAGTGCCAATTCTATCTCAAAAATTAAAAGTTCTAGAAAGGCACAACCCAGTGCAGCCGAATTAATTGAAGGAATCACAAAAGGAAATAAAACGGCTTTAAGCAGAGCAATTACTTTAATAGAAAGTAAAAATCAAACACACCACCAAAAGGCAAATACCATCATTGACGCCTGTTTACAAATCAAAAAAAACACCTTGCGTATTGGTATTACTGGTGTTCCAGGCGTAGGTAAAAGTACATTTATTGAAGTTTTTGGGATGTATTTAAGCTCATTGGGAAAAAAAGTAGCTGTTTTAGCGGTCGATCCTACGAGTACTTTAAGTAAAGGAAGTATTCTAGGAGATAAAACTAGAATGGAGGCTTTAGTCAAGAATGAAACTGCTTTTATAAGGCCCTCTCCTTCTGGTGAGTCTTTAGGCGGTGTGGCTCGTAAAACGAGAGAAAGTATCGTGTTATGTGAAGCTGCAGGATTTGATATCATCTTAATTGAAACCGTCGGCGTTGGGCAAAGTGAAACCGCAGTTCATAGCATGGTTGACTTTTTTTTATTGCTCAAATTAGCTGGTGCAGGTGATGAATTGCAGGGAATCAAAAGGGGAATTATGGAAATGGCAGACCTCATTGCCATAAACAAGGCTGATGGAGAGAATAAACAAGCTGCAAATATAGCCAAGGTAGAATTTAATAGGGCTTTACACTTATATCCCCCGAAAGACAATGGATGGACACCCCAAGTACTACAATGTTCTGCCTTAGAAAATACTGGGATTGAGGAAATTTGGCAAACAATTCAAGGCTACTTAAATGAAACTAAAGCCTTTTTCAACGAAAAACGCAAGCAACAAAATAAATACTGGCTGCTACAAACGATTGATGACCAGCTAAAAACAAATTTTTACCGCAACGAAAAAGTAACTTCGGAACTTAGTCTATTAACAGAAAAAGTAATGAATAATAAAATTTCTCCTTTTATTGCAGCGGAGCAATTATTGCGTATGCATCAAAAATGA
- a CDS encoding glycosyltransferase family 2 protein, producing the protein MEVLTDQMLSIVVPLYNEEDNVVLLTQKIHESLVGYSYQIIYIDDFSTDGTRKMIKKMNDTKVHLIALKKNYGQSLALAAGIDYAEGEYIITMDGDLQNDPSDIPQMLAYAVRGEYDLITGIRQKRKDSLVKKIPSKIANFLVRRVTKLDIKDNGCALKVFTKDIAKDLNLYGEMHRFITLLAFLEGAQIKQVPVKHHARHAGVSKYGLERVFKVVADMMLLLFIRKYIQRPIHLFGIFGVLLIMLGIVINMYLLVVKLMGEDIGNRPLLIFGLMFILAGIQLFTIGIVMELLIRTYYESQQKRPYRIKNISIGDQTK; encoded by the coding sequence ATGGAAGTTTTAACCGACCAAATGCTCTCGATTGTTGTTCCCTTATACAATGAAGAAGACAATGTGGTATTGCTCACACAAAAGATACATGAAAGCCTAGTCGGGTATAGTTATCAAATTATTTATATCGATGATTTTTCAACAGATGGCACTCGAAAAATGATAAAGAAAATGAACGATACGAAGGTTCATTTAATCGCTTTAAAGAAAAATTATGGACAGAGTTTAGCCCTTGCTGCAGGAATAGATTATGCTGAAGGAGAATATATTATCACCATGGATGGAGATTTACAGAACGATCCCAGTGATATTCCACAAATGTTAGCCTACGCCGTGAGAGGTGAATATGATTTAATTACAGGCATCCGTCAAAAAAGGAAAGACTCTTTAGTAAAGAAAATACCGTCTAAAATTGCTAACTTTTTGGTTAGGCGTGTCACTAAACTAGATATTAAGGATAATGGTTGTGCCTTAAAAGTATTTACAAAAGACATTGCTAAAGATCTTAATTTATATGGGGAAATGCACCGTTTTATTACGTTGTTGGCCTTTTTAGAGGGGGCGCAGATTAAACAAGTTCCTGTTAAACATCATGCACGTCATGCCGGCGTCTCAAAATACGGATTAGAACGTGTTTTTAAGGTAGTGGCTGATATGATGTTGTTATTATTTATTCGCAAATATATTCAACGCCCCATTCACCTATTCGGAATTTTTGGCGTACTCCTAATTATGTTAGGGATAGTCATAAATATGTATTTATTAGTAGTGAAATTAATGGGAGAGGATATTGGAAATAGACCATTATTAATATTTGGATTGATGTTTATTTTGGCAGGAATTCAGTTATTTACTATCGGAATTGTAATGGAGTTATTAATTAGAACCTATTATGAATCACAACAAAAAAGACCTTACAGAATAAAAAATATAAGTATCGGTGACCAAACCAAATAA
- a CDS encoding lysylphosphatidylglycerol synthase transmembrane domain-containing protein: MTKPNKKLITALKFIISGLLIYFIFTKISLEEVLQTLKKTQPLFLFLALVFFIASKVVASFRVNLYFGQLHIFLTQWSNLKLYVLGMFYNLFLPGGIGGDAYKGYVIKKEFDVPTKKIVSALVLDRLSGLLLLFIYACILVSFLNLKIVFPIAYLAATLIILSIILFWAIHQKFFRYVVPIFWKTFGYSALVQLFQLASAYFILKALQIEFDTSAYLFIFLVSSIVSVIPLTIGGIGSRELTFFYGATLLHLDENTSIGVSMVFFLITALVSFVGVFYHFKKPKLELKQ; this comes from the coding sequence GTGACCAAACCAAATAAAAAGCTAATTACGGCCCTAAAATTTATCATTAGTGGGCTTTTAATCTATTTTATTTTCACGAAAATTTCTTTAGAGGAGGTGTTACAAACCTTAAAAAAAACTCAGCCTTTATTCCTTTTTTTAGCGCTCGTTTTTTTTATAGCATCAAAAGTTGTAGCGTCCTTTAGAGTTAATTTGTATTTTGGTCAATTGCATATTTTTTTAACACAGTGGAGTAATCTAAAGCTCTATGTGTTGGGTATGTTTTACAACCTTTTTTTACCTGGAGGAATTGGTGGTGATGCTTACAAGGGCTATGTGATAAAAAAGGAATTTGATGTCCCTACAAAAAAAATAGTTTCTGCTTTGGTTTTAGACCGTTTAAGCGGACTATTACTTCTTTTCATTTATGCCTGTATTCTCGTTAGTTTTTTGAACTTGAAAATTGTATTTCCTATTGCATACCTTGCCGCTACCTTAATCATCCTAAGCATTATTTTATTTTGGGCAATACACCAAAAATTCTTTAGGTATGTGGTACCCATTTTTTGGAAAACCTTTGGGTATTCTGCTCTGGTTCAGTTATTCCAATTAGCTAGCGCCTATTTTATTTTAAAGGCCCTTCAAATTGAATTTGATACCAGCGCATATTTGTTTATTTTTTTAGTTTCCTCTATTGTTTCGGTAATTCCCTTAACAATTGGTGGTATTGGCAGTAGAGAACTTACTTTTTTTTATGGTGCCACATTGTTGCATTTAGACGAAAACACTTCGATAGGGGTAAGTATGGTTTTCTTTTTAATTACGGCTCTAGTTTCTTTTGTAGGGGTGTTCTATCACTTTAAAAAGCCTAAATTAGAGTTAAAACAATGA
- a CDS encoding glycosyltransferase family 39 protein, protein MISNARYWFLLFLVLIIYCAGLFSTLFENDSAQFAVMAMRMVQENDFINLFKGPEEYLDKPHMHYWLSALSFKIFGLYDWAYRIPAILATVIGAYSCFGLGKLLYNNYVGKIAALIFLTSQTIVLSVIDVRTDAVLTGFTIFSLWHLAAYSNKNSLKHIILGAFGAGIAFSTKGQIALVVIGLPILCHLAYTRKWMRFLNWRVFVAILVFAVTITPILYAYYLQFDLHPEKIIRGRQDRSGILFILWEQSFERMSGEGVGKNSSDYVFFFHTFLWTFIPWTLIGIAAYYARFKTFFNLRFKYNPKYEFLTLGGITLIFILISFAQFKLPHYLNIVMPLFSILTASYLYSLNIFVKKKAIKVLLSIQYFILGFVFIAALLLCFYVFEIQSMLSYFLFAIAGAIIIYYILKPGPYSVRIITTAAITSILLNFVLNFHFYPNLLSYQAGSSMAQVVKDQNIPKDLIYKLSEEHTWALDFYNQQPVNRIAVEDLVDIDALWVYASDEELQILKDHGFDWNKQYTVIDFRITRLQAKFLNPATRKKTLRNKHLVHIFK, encoded by the coding sequence ATGATATCAAATGCCAGATATTGGTTTTTACTTTTTTTAGTTCTTATTATTTATTGTGCAGGACTATTTTCTACCTTATTTGAAAACGATTCTGCCCAATTTGCTGTGATGGCCATGCGAATGGTACAGGAAAATGATTTTATAAACTTGTTCAAAGGGCCAGAGGAATATTTAGATAAGCCCCACATGCATTATTGGCTTTCAGCTTTATCTTTTAAAATATTTGGTTTATACGATTGGGCATACAGAATACCAGCAATTTTAGCCACCGTTATAGGTGCCTATAGCTGTTTCGGGTTAGGAAAGTTATTGTATAACAATTACGTTGGAAAAATTGCTGCTTTAATCTTTTTGACTTCACAAACTATAGTCTTATCAGTAATTGATGTAAGAACCGACGCAGTTTTAACAGGTTTTACTATTTTTTCGCTATGGCATTTGGCAGCCTATAGTAATAAAAACTCTTTAAAACATATCATTTTAGGCGCTTTTGGTGCAGGAATTGCTTTTTCTACAAAAGGTCAAATAGCCCTTGTGGTTATTGGCTTGCCCATCTTATGTCATTTAGCGTATACGCGCAAATGGATGCGCTTTTTAAACTGGCGTGTATTCGTGGCTATACTTGTTTTTGCTGTAACCATTACACCAATACTATACGCATATTACCTTCAGTTTGATTTGCATCCAGAAAAAATTATTCGCGGTCGTCAAGACCGGAGTGGTATTTTGTTTATTCTTTGGGAACAAAGTTTTGAGCGTATGAGTGGCGAGGGTGTTGGAAAGAATAGTAGTGATTATGTATTCTTTTTTCATACTTTTTTATGGACTTTTATACCCTGGACTTTGATTGGAATAGCTGCGTATTATGCACGTTTTAAAACGTTTTTTAATTTAAGATTCAAATACAATCCGAAGTACGAATTTTTAACCCTTGGAGGTATTACATTAATTTTTATTCTTATCAGTTTTGCACAGTTTAAATTACCGCATTATTTGAATATTGTAATGCCGTTATTTTCTATTTTGACGGCATCGTATTTGTATAGCTTAAATATTTTTGTAAAAAAGAAGGCTATTAAAGTTTTATTAAGTATTCAGTATTTTATATTAGGATTTGTGTTTATAGCCGCTCTCCTACTCTGCTTTTATGTTTTTGAAATACAATCGATGCTATCCTACTTTTTATTTGCTATCGCAGGAGCAATTATCATTTACTACATCTTAAAACCTGGGCCTTATAGCGTACGTATTATTACTACTGCCGCAATAACATCAATTTTGCTAAATTTTGTATTGAATTTTCATTTTTATCCGAATTTGCTAAGCTACCAAGCTGGATCTTCAATGGCTCAAGTAGTCAAAGACCAAAATATCCCTAAAGATTTAATCTACAAATTATCAGAAGAACACACCTGGGCTTTAGATTTTTATAATCAACAACCAGTTAATCGTATTGCTGTAGAAGATTTGGTAGACATCGATGCGCTTTGGGTCTACGCTTCGGATGAAGAATTACAAATCCTAAAAGATCATGGCTTCGATTGGAATAAACAATACACGGTTATCGATTTTAGAATAACTCGTTTACAAGCCAAATTTTTAAACCCCGCTACCAGAAAAAAAACACTAAGGAATAAGCATTTGGTACATATTTTTAAATGA
- a CDS encoding phosphatase PAP2 family protein, with amino-acid sequence MLEELIQYDKELFLFLNNLGTSSWDGFWLFITHKFSAVPIYLLLAIVFYKEYGLKKLLLLLLTIALLITVTDQLANFFKYGVQRLRPCYDEEVNGLMRLVKSSCGGKFGYFSAHASNAFAVAFLFTYLLKEKYKYIGFLLLTWACLVAYSRIYIGVHFPLDSITGAFIGLIFSWLFAKLFIFATLKFRL; translated from the coding sequence ATGCTCGAAGAATTAATCCAATATGATAAAGAACTTTTTCTTTTCCTGAATAATTTAGGAACTTCATCATGGGATGGTTTTTGGTTATTTATTACTCATAAATTTAGTGCCGTTCCTATTTATTTGCTTTTGGCCATAGTTTTTTATAAAGAATACGGACTAAAAAAATTACTTCTTTTACTACTTACAATAGCCTTATTAATTACGGTAACTGACCAGTTAGCTAACTTCTTTAAATATGGTGTACAGCGTTTACGGCCTTGTTATGATGAAGAAGTAAACGGACTAATGCGTTTGGTTAAAAGTTCTTGTGGTGGAAAATTTGGATATTTTTCGGCACATGCCTCAAATGCTTTTGCTGTAGCTTTTTTATTCACCTATTTGCTGAAAGAAAAATATAAGTATATTGGTTTTTTGTTGCTAACATGGGCTTGTTTGGTCGCCTATAGTCGAATTTATATTGGTGTACATTTTCCCTTAGATAGCATAACAGGGGCATTTATTGGCTTGATTTTTAGTTGGTTATTTGCAAAGTTATTTATATTTGCAACGCTTAAATTTAGGCTATGA
- a CDS encoding MATE family efflux transporter produces the protein MFSQYTKEFKYNLSLSFPVILGMLGHTFVQFADNIMVGQLGTAELAAVSLGNSFVFIAMSLGIGFSTAITPLVAEADAAGQVSTGKSAFKHGLVLCTFLGLSLFGLILVAKPLMYLMKQPIEVVELAMPYLDLVAFSLVPLIIFQAFKQFSEGLSQTKYPMYATVIANVVNIFLNYVLIFGNWGFPEMGIVGAAIGTLVSRVVMVIYLWVLLRNKKKFHPYVTGFNFRVLEKKVMSKIFNLGFPSALQMFFEVAIFTSAVWLSGVLGKNHQAANQIALNLSSMTFMVGMGLGVAAMIRVGNQKGLLNFKELRRIAYSIFLLTFLLEIVFAAIFLIFNHWLPSIYLDVNDVANQVDNTEVILIAAQLLIVSAVFQISDGLQVVILGALRGLQDVKIPTVITFIAYWLVGFPTSFYLCLYTDLKSTGIWIGLLAGLTTSAILLYIRFNTLTLKLIANAKA, from the coding sequence TTGTTTTCACAATACACAAAAGAATTTAAATACAATCTCAGCCTATCATTCCCGGTAATATTAGGAATGTTGGGTCATACTTTTGTTCAATTTGCTGATAATATTATGGTGGGTCAGTTGGGTACCGCTGAACTGGCAGCAGTATCTTTAGGAAATAGTTTTGTGTTTATAGCCATGTCTTTAGGTATTGGTTTTTCTACCGCTATTACGCCTTTGGTAGCCGAAGCTGATGCTGCAGGTCAAGTGTCGACAGGTAAAAGCGCTTTTAAACACGGTTTAGTCCTATGCACTTTTTTAGGACTAAGTTTATTCGGTCTCATTTTAGTAGCTAAGCCTTTAATGTACTTAATGAAACAGCCGATTGAAGTGGTTGAGTTAGCTATGCCCTACTTAGATTTGGTAGCATTTTCTTTAGTTCCTTTAATTATATTTCAAGCATTTAAACAATTTTCTGAAGGTTTATCACAAACAAAATACCCCATGTATGCCACAGTTATCGCAAATGTGGTCAATATTTTCTTAAACTATGTATTAATTTTTGGGAATTGGGGTTTTCCTGAAATGGGTATCGTTGGTGCAGCTATTGGCACTTTAGTTTCAAGAGTGGTCATGGTTATTTATTTATGGGTATTGTTGCGTAATAAAAAGAAATTTCATCCCTACGTCACAGGTTTTAATTTTAGAGTCTTAGAGAAAAAAGTGATGAGTAAAATCTTCAATTTGGGATTTCCTTCTGCATTACAAATGTTTTTTGAAGTTGCTATTTTTACTTCAGCCGTGTGGCTAAGTGGTGTTTTAGGAAAAAACCATCAGGCAGCAAACCAAATTGCGTTGAACTTGTCGAGTATGACCTTTATGGTGGGTATGGGCTTAGGTGTCGCCGCCATGATTCGAGTAGGAAATCAAAAAGGCTTACTCAATTTTAAAGAATTACGACGTATTGCCTATTCAATTTTCTTGCTTACTTTTTTATTAGAAATTGTTTTTGCCGCCATCTTTTTAATTTTTAATCATTGGTTGCCATCTATTTATTTAGATGTGAACGATGTGGCAAACCAAGTTGATAATACCGAGGTAATTTTAATAGCAGCGCAATTACTTATTGTTTCTGCTGTTTTTCAAATATCTGATGGCTTACAAGTAGTTATTCTAGGAGCCCTTCGTGGACTTCAAGATGTGAAAATACCCACGGTCATTACTTTTATAGCGTATTGGTTGGTAGGCTTCCCGACCAGTTTTTACTTGTGTTTGTATACCGATTTAAAAAGTACGGGTATTTGGATTGGGTTGTTAGCGGGTTTAACCACATCCGCCATTCTTTTGTATATTAGATTCAATACTTTAACCCTTAAATTAATTGCGAATGCTAAAGCATAA